In Dyadobacter sp. NIV53, a single window of DNA contains:
- a CDS encoding DUF5686 and carboxypeptidase-like regulatory domain-containing protein has translation MLKSLYIRFVLIFGISILGYDVTVAQTTTIRGTIKDEKTGETLPYVSVIIPGTTMGTSADIDGKYALTLDGTNPTIKFTYIGYESIVKPITPGISQVMDIKMRVDASMLKEVTVKGRARYRNKDNPAVQLIRQVIENRDKNQMANNSFVEYEQYEKISFALSNLSNNFKEKRIFRNYQFLFQDQDSAAIGGKNILPAYMQEKLSQIYFRKDPYTKKQWVKANRRAEFDTRFVDNDGLSSYFNRLYEDINLYNNDISIATNLLLSPIANTAPTFYKFFIRDTVKTQEPWLVELGFVPRNKTDMLFEGKLFITLDGNYAVQNAYLTVNKDINLNFMRDLEARLEYEKSEDGRYHPSKTTLSMEFSLGEKSAGLYGQRVVNYKNYEINKPQADSLYKGPAEQAIYNPDIKSDESYWAGARHIPLERVEKDIYRNVDTLQTIPSFRRTMDITSLFLAGYKSFGIVEVGPVNTFYSFNPIEGFRLRFGGRTTTELSKRVFFETYAAYGFKDEKWKYFLSGTYSLNNKSVYHYPLHYIKASYQRDTKIPGQDLQFVQEDNFLLSFKRGQNNRWLYNDVYRFEYMREFPSHFSYKMGFTQWTQKPAGILTYEETDQQGENRFIQQLSNTEVNLELRFAPKEQFYQGKLYRTPIINKFPIFTFRYGAGLKDVFNSSHSYHNFTANASKRVYLSQYGYVDLTLEGGYIIGKNLPFPLLTIHRANQTYAYQLNSYNLMNFLEFASDHYASVDVQYYLNGFVFNKLPLIKKLKLREVLSFKAVRGGLRDENNPNKGASVFKFPVDELGQSVTYTLGKEPYMEGSIGIANIFKILRVDYVKRFNYLNNPNISKWGIRARFRLDF, from the coding sequence ATGCTGAAGTCATTATACATAAGATTTGTGCTCATATTCGGTATTTCCATACTGGGATATGACGTTACGGTTGCACAAACAACAACGATAAGAGGAACAATAAAAGACGAAAAAACCGGAGAAACCCTACCATACGTAAGTGTAATTATTCCTGGCACAACCATGGGTACTTCTGCGGATATTGATGGGAAATACGCACTGACTCTGGACGGAACGAATCCGACAATCAAGTTTACCTATATTGGGTATGAAAGTATTGTGAAGCCAATAACTCCGGGAATCAGCCAGGTTATGGATATTAAAATGCGCGTGGATGCTTCTATGCTTAAAGAAGTAACCGTAAAAGGAAGGGCACGCTATCGGAACAAGGATAATCCGGCTGTACAGCTGATCCGTCAGGTGATCGAAAACAGGGATAAAAACCAGATGGCCAATAACAGTTTTGTGGAATATGAGCAGTATGAAAAAATATCTTTTGCGCTAAGTAACCTTTCCAATAATTTCAAGGAAAAGCGGATTTTCAGGAATTACCAGTTTCTTTTCCAGGATCAGGATTCAGCTGCAATCGGTGGCAAAAATATTCTGCCCGCTTACATGCAGGAAAAGCTATCTCAGATCTATTTCCGCAAAGATCCTTACACTAAAAAGCAATGGGTAAAAGCAAACAGGAGGGCAGAATTTGATACCAGATTTGTAGACAATGACGGATTGAGTTCTTATTTCAACCGGTTGTATGAAGATATAAACCTTTACAACAACGATATTTCTATTGCCACAAACCTGCTTTTAAGTCCGATCGCCAATACAGCACCTACTTTTTATAAGTTTTTTATCCGCGATACCGTCAAAACCCAGGAGCCATGGCTTGTCGAACTTGGATTTGTACCAAGAAACAAAACAGACATGCTGTTTGAGGGCAAGCTCTTTATTACACTTGACGGAAATTATGCGGTACAGAATGCATATCTGACAGTGAACAAGGATATTAATCTCAATTTCATGAGAGATCTGGAAGCACGCCTGGAATATGAGAAAAGTGAGGATGGCCGTTACCACCCGAGCAAAACCACGCTAAGTATGGAGTTTTCGCTTGGGGAAAAAAGTGCAGGACTTTATGGACAAAGGGTTGTAAATTATAAGAACTACGAAATCAACAAACCTCAGGCTGACAGTCTTTACAAAGGGCCGGCTGAACAGGCGATCTATAATCCTGATATTAAATCTGACGAAAGTTACTGGGCTGGCGCAAGGCACATTCCATTGGAAAGAGTTGAAAAAGACATTTACAGAAATGTAGATACACTTCAGACAATTCCTTCTTTTCGACGCACTATGGATATTACATCATTGTTCCTGGCAGGTTACAAATCATTCGGTATTGTGGAAGTGGGGCCAGTTAATACTTTTTACAGTTTCAATCCGATTGAAGGGTTTCGTTTACGCTTTGGTGGCCGGACTACAACGGAATTAAGCAAAAGAGTATTTTTTGAAACTTATGCTGCATACGGTTTTAAAGATGAGAAATGGAAGTATTTTTTGAGTGGCACTTATTCTTTGAACAACAAATCGGTATATCATTATCCATTGCATTATATCAAGGCCAGCTATCAGCGCGATACTAAAATACCTGGCCAGGATCTGCAATTTGTACAGGAGGATAATTTTCTTTTGTCCTTTAAAAGAGGCCAGAACAACAGATGGTTGTATAATGATGTATACCGCTTTGAGTATATGCGTGAATTCCCGAGTCATTTCTCTTATAAAATGGGCTTTACGCAATGGACACAAAAACCGGCGGGAATATTAACGTACGAAGAAACGGATCAGCAGGGAGAAAATCGTTTTATCCAGCAATTGAGTAATACAGAAGTAAATCTGGAATTAAGATTTGCCCCGAAAGAACAGTTTTACCAGGGAAAGTTATATCGTACTCCGATCATTAATAAATTTCCGATTTTCACATTCCGCTATGGAGCAGGTTTGAAAGATGTTTTCAACAGCTCACATAGTTACCACAACTTTACGGCGAACGCTTCCAAGAGAGTTTATCTTTCTCAGTATGGTTATGTCGATCTTACTTTGGAAGGTGGTTATATTATCGGAAAAAACCTGCCATTCCCATTGCTGACCATTCACCGCGCTAACCAGACTTATGCTTATCAGCTCAATTCATATAACCTGATGAACTTCCTGGAATTTGCCAGTGACCATTATGCAAGCGTTGATGTACAGTATTACCTGAACGGATTTGTATTCAATAAATTACCACTCATCAAAAAACTGAAATTACGCGAAGTTTTAAGTTTTAAAGCAGTGAGAGGCGGTTTGCGTGATGAAAATAATCCTAATAAAGGAGCTTCTGTTTTTAAATTCCCGGTGGATGAATTAGGACAGTCTGTTACTTACACGCTTGGAAAGGAGCCTTATATGGAAGGTAGTATCGGGATTGCCAATATTTTTAAAATCCTGAGGGTCGATTATGTAAAACGGTTTAATTATCTGAATAATCCGAACATCTCCAAGTGGGGAATTAGGGCAAGGTTCAGATTAGATTTTTAA
- a CDS encoding CorA family divalent cation transporter, which translates to MNPAISGKTSPTFRAGKYLIFEKALAIYDLYRFAILQFSYMINTIADKSAYQFEWIDVTDPSKEELQEIANNYELHNSSVEDCLQPDHLPKHENVGSYVFIIFRLHTDKVADKADTVQELTDKIAIFMKDDLIITIHRKDWPQVKEINENFIKQGLCKSAHNILNEIVKSGLHTYEIRADELTHEIEYFEENMFLKNRKASLLEGLYYLKRKVDVTRRILLLSNEIIEKIDDKEHSDTYTRDCRDLYVKLHTIYDTLFENTNHLLTIYFSISSQRTNEIIRVLTIFSVFFMPLTFIAGIYGMNFDFMPELRTKFGYPGVMLLMVAITGIIYTWFKRRGWL; encoded by the coding sequence TTGAATCCGGCGATTTCAGGGAAGACCAGCCCGACCTTCCGCGCAGGAAAATATCTGATCTTTGAAAAAGCACTGGCTATTTACGATCTTTACCGTTTTGCGATTTTACAGTTTTCATACATGATCAATACAATAGCCGATAAATCCGCTTACCAATTTGAATGGATAGATGTAACTGACCCTTCCAAAGAAGAATTGCAGGAAATTGCCAATAATTATGAACTTCACAATTCCTCGGTTGAAGATTGCCTGCAGCCGGACCATCTTCCGAAACATGAAAATGTCGGTTCATATGTCTTCATAATTTTTCGCTTGCATACCGACAAAGTTGCGGACAAGGCAGATACGGTTCAGGAGCTGACCGATAAGATCGCAATTTTCATGAAGGATGATCTGATCATAACCATCCACAGGAAAGACTGGCCGCAGGTTAAGGAAATCAATGAAAATTTTATCAAACAAGGGCTTTGTAAATCCGCACATAACATTCTGAACGAAATTGTGAAAAGCGGGCTGCATACCTATGAAATCAGGGCGGACGAACTTACGCACGAGATTGAGTACTTTGAAGAAAACATGTTTCTCAAAAACAGGAAAGCATCACTTTTGGAAGGTTTGTATTATCTTAAAAGAAAGGTGGATGTAACACGCAGGATATTACTATTATCGAATGAAATCATTGAAAAAATTGATGATAAAGAACATTCCGATACATACACGCGGGATTGCAGGGATTTGTATGTGAAGCTGCATACCATTTATGATACATTGTTTGAAAATACAAATCATTTGCTCACCATTTATTTTTCAATATCATCCCAACGGACGAATGAAATCATTCGGGTACTTACAATATTTTCGGTTTTCTTCATGCCTCTCACCTTTATAGCGGGCATTTATGGGATGAATTTCGATTTTATGCCCGAACTGAGAACGAAGTTCGGATACCCGGGTGTGATGTTGCTGATGGTAGCGATTACCGGGATCATTTATACTTGGTTCAAACGCAGAGGCTGGCTTTAA
- a CDS encoding NAD(P)-dependent oxidoreductase, translated as MNEKVLITGASGFIGHHLVQAALEKGYDVHAAVRPSSDIAGLKKLAADLQQTATGILNFVYPDFSSKESLLPVLEAGNYSYIIHAAGATRAKNTVEYNRVNAEYTLHLAQASLMVSVPLKRFVFMSSLAAIGPVAYTAQAPITENTVPKPVTSYGNSKLLAENYLADLKELPLTIIRPTAVFGPREKDIFILFETLSKGLDLYIGRKPQWLSFVFVKDLVGVTMSALQEEKKGRSIYNISDGQEYDRYALANLFNELSGKSPFRLHLPLGFIKLVASVLETFSMFSKTTPVLNKEKVNELTAANWYCSIEAARNGLHYEPQYNLRKGLSETLAWYKENNWL; from the coding sequence ATGAACGAAAAGGTACTTATAACCGGAGCCAGTGGATTTATAGGCCATCATTTAGTGCAAGCGGCGCTAGAGAAAGGCTATGATGTCCATGCTGCGGTAAGGCCTTCCAGTGATATTGCGGGTTTGAAAAAGTTAGCAGCTGATTTACAGCAGACTGCGACAGGAATTTTGAATTTTGTTTATCCCGATTTTAGTTCAAAAGAATCATTACTGCCTGTATTGGAAGCTGGTAATTACAGCTACATAATTCATGCAGCAGGTGCGACAAGGGCTAAAAATACTGTTGAATATAACCGGGTAAATGCGGAATACACGCTGCATCTTGCCCAGGCATCTTTAATGGTTTCGGTACCTCTGAAGCGGTTTGTTTTTATGAGCAGCCTGGCTGCGATTGGACCGGTAGCCTATACCGCACAGGCTCCTATTACAGAAAATACAGTACCAAAACCGGTAACTTCTTATGGGAATAGTAAGTTGCTGGCAGAAAATTATCTGGCAGATTTAAAAGAACTTCCTTTGACAATTATCCGGCCGACCGCTGTTTTCGGGCCCCGGGAAAAGGACATATTTATTCTGTTTGAAACATTAAGTAAGGGACTTGATCTTTACATCGGAAGGAAACCGCAGTGGTTAAGTTTTGTTTTTGTGAAAGATCTGGTTGGGGTAACGATGTCTGCATTGCAGGAAGAAAAGAAAGGCCGCAGTATTTATAACATATCTGACGGACAGGAATATGACCGTTATGCACTGGCTAATCTTTTCAATGAATTAAGTGGTAAAAGCCCCTTTAGGCTGCACCTTCCACTTGGTTTTATCAAACTGGTTGCATCTGTACTTGAAACATTTTCCATGTTTTCAAAGACAACACCGGTGCTGAACAAGGAAAAAGTAAATGAGCTAACAGCAGCCAATTGGTACTGCAGTATTGAAGCAGCCAGAAACGGGTTGCACTATGAACCGCAATACAACCTGAGAAAAGGGCTTTCGGAAACACTGGCCTGGTATAAAGAGAATAATTGGCTTTAA
- a CDS encoding TetR/AcrR family transcriptional regulator: protein MKCINLSSEEKLKEAAKSVFLKKGFAGTTARDIADAAGMNIALTNYYFRSKEKLFVEIFKDLFSLYYTNTIKILDKPISLKEKIVAMIEEDYHLMMQEPNLVVFLMNEIHRDCESLIPEILKYKELLSRKLSGQIEEEVKKGAIRNIEVRHLMPIILGSLQFVSVGKNMHMKMHNMTEREFNDFTEQHKNHVIGMVTNYLFVSS from the coding sequence GTGAAGTGTATCAATCTATCAAGTGAGGAAAAATTAAAGGAAGCAGCGAAATCTGTTTTTCTTAAAAAGGGTTTTGCGGGGACGACGGCAAGGGATATTGCTGATGCGGCAGGAATGAATATTGCACTTACTAATTATTATTTTCGCAGTAAAGAGAAACTTTTTGTTGAAATATTTAAAGACCTGTTCTCTTTATATTATACTAATACAATTAAAATCCTTGATAAGCCTATTAGTTTAAAGGAGAAAATTGTGGCAATGATCGAAGAAGATTATCATTTGATGATGCAGGAGCCGAATCTGGTGGTGTTTTTAATGAATGAGATCCACCGTGATTGCGAAAGTTTAATTCCTGAAATTTTGAAATACAAGGAACTTTTAAGCAGGAAATTGTCTGGCCAGATTGAAGAGGAAGTGAAAAAAGGGGCCATTCGCAATATAGAAGTCAGGCATTTAATGCCAATTATTTTGGGGAGTTTGCAGTTTGTTTCGGTTGGAAAAAACATGCACATGAAAATGCATAATATGACAGAAAGGGAATTCAATGATTTTACAGAACAACATAAAAATCATGTGATTGGCATGGTAACAAACTATCTTTTTGTCAGTTCCTGA
- a CDS encoding lysylphosphatidylglycerol synthase transmembrane domain-containing protein: MGTKIYKAVFLLIGIFSLGYMVYGIGLEEIWLNMQKTGIWFVPVIGSWLLIYILNAFAFKAIIQEPGLPQSNLPFWSVLRLTITGYAINYITPFVALGGEPYRIMELKPKLGINKASSSVLLYSLMHMFSHVMFWLVSIGLILAFVPVNNLMLAGCAFMLLISLGLGYWFVRVYKKGFTVSTINILTKLPFIKKKASAFAAEKADSLQEIDNQITILYTDRKSRFYSSLVLEFAARVVGCAEIYFTAIAIGLNMSITEALIVSSASSLFANLIFFFPMQLGTREGGLAMALRSVGMPAASGIFIGVVMRIREIFWILIGLALMNKKGAGIEDKSLDAETQNKLNYAHSVAQK, translated from the coding sequence ATGGGGACCAAAATATATAAAGCTGTTTTTTTGCTGATCGGCATATTTTCCCTGGGCTATATGGTATATGGCATCGGACTGGAAGAAATATGGCTGAATATGCAAAAAACCGGTATCTGGTTTGTTCCCGTAATCGGCAGCTGGCTTTTGATTTATATTCTGAATGCTTTTGCATTCAAAGCAATCATTCAGGAGCCTGGTCTTCCTCAGAGTAACTTGCCATTCTGGTCTGTTTTGCGATTGACAATTACAGGTTATGCCATCAATTATATTACGCCGTTTGTAGCGTTAGGCGGTGAGCCTTACCGTATCATGGAGCTGAAACCTAAACTTGGGATCAACAAAGCATCTTCATCGGTATTGTTATACAGCCTTATGCACATGTTTTCGCATGTTATGTTCTGGCTGGTTTCTATTGGTTTGATCCTGGCTTTTGTTCCGGTAAACAATCTGATGCTTGCCGGCTGTGCATTTATGTTACTGATAAGTCTGGGCTTGGGTTACTGGTTTGTCCGGGTTTATAAAAAAGGTTTTACAGTCAGCACGATTAATATCCTGACAAAGCTGCCATTTATTAAAAAGAAGGCAAGTGCTTTTGCAGCTGAAAAAGCAGATTCGTTGCAGGAAATTGATAATCAGATAACGATTCTTTATACGGACAGAAAATCAAGATTTTATTCTTCACTGGTTCTGGAATTTGCAGCCAGGGTAGTAGGCTGTGCAGAAATTTATTTCACAGCAATAGCCATCGGACTAAATATGTCAATAACTGAAGCACTAATTGTTAGCTCGGCATCATCACTGTTTGCCAATCTTATCTTCTTTTTTCCCATGCAGCTGGGAACCCGTGAAGGAGGACTTGCCATGGCGCTGAGAAGTGTAGGAATGCCGGCGGCAAGTGGAATTTTTATAGGTGTGGTAATGCGCATCCGTGAGATTTTCTGGATTTTGATAGGACTCGCTTTGATGAATAAAAAAGGGGCTGGAATTGAAGATAAAAGCTTGGATGCTGAAACGCAAAACAAATTAAATTACGCGCATTCTGTCGCTCAAAAATAA
- a CDS encoding glycosyltransferase family 9 protein, translated as MKLKPETVRKIAVFRALQLGDMLCAVPALRALRAAYPAAHITLLGLPWAASFVSRFSAYIDSFIHFPGYPGLPEQPFNEREWTNFSQRMKQENFDLILQMQGNGSIVNEMLQNISTGVIAGFHSAGNYMPGDLFIQYPAGISEILRHLLMLENLGISQRGTDLEFPITDTEVKNLELLNLPVKIKNYVCVHPGSRGSWRQWPPANFASLADHCAENGYQIIVTGTREEATITRQVVNRMSYSPVDLTGQTGLGEIGQLIKDAALLISNCTGVSHIAAATKTPSVVISMDGEPERWAPLDTTLHKTIDWTKNQDFDMVLEEMQHLVVEAE; from the coding sequence ATGAAATTAAAACCAGAAACCGTTCGGAAAATAGCCGTGTTCAGGGCATTGCAATTGGGTGACATGCTTTGTGCTGTTCCTGCATTAAGGGCGTTGAGGGCGGCATATCCGGCTGCACATATTACACTTTTGGGGTTGCCCTGGGCGGCTTCCTTTGTAAGCAGGTTTTCAGCCTATATCGATTCATTCATTCATTTCCCGGGTTACCCCGGTTTGCCCGAACAGCCATTTAATGAAAGAGAATGGACAAATTTCAGTCAGCGGATGAAGCAGGAAAATTTTGATCTCATTCTTCAGATGCAGGGTAATGGCAGCATTGTAAATGAGATGTTACAAAATATTTCAACTGGTGTTATTGCAGGATTTCACAGTGCCGGCAATTATATGCCCGGAGATTTATTTATTCAGTACCCAGCCGGAATTTCCGAAATCCTGAGGCATTTACTTATGCTGGAAAATCTGGGAATTTCTCAAAGAGGGACTGACCTGGAATTTCCGATAACCGATACAGAAGTGAAGAATCTGGAATTGTTAAATCTGCCCGTGAAAATCAAAAATTATGTGTGTGTACATCCAGGTTCCAGAGGAAGCTGGCGACAATGGCCACCTGCCAATTTTGCCAGCCTTGCCGATCATTGTGCCGAAAATGGTTACCAGATCATTGTAACGGGTACGAGGGAAGAAGCAACTATAACGCGCCAGGTTGTGAACAGGATGAGTTATTCCCCGGTTGATCTGACAGGACAAACCGGGCTCGGAGAAATAGGACAGTTAATTAAGGACGCAGCTTTACTGATAAGTAACTGTACAGGAGTTTCGCATATAGCCGCCGCTACCAAAACGCCGAGTGTTGTAATCAGTATGGATGGTGAACCGGAGCGTTGGGCACCTTTGGATACAACGTTGCATAAAACAATAGACTGGACAAAAAACCAGGATTTTGATATGGTTTTGGAAGAAATGCAGCATCTGGTGGTTGAAGCAGAATGA
- the spt gene encoding serine palmitoyltransferase codes for MRSRLHKRVAEFKEAAEVRAKGVYPYFRPIQSAQDTEVLIGGKPVLMFGSNSYLGLTTHPYVIESAQKALEKYGSGCAGSRFLNGTLDIHEQLENRLAKFTGKQSAVLFSTGYQANLGAISCLTGRNDYLILDERDHASIIDGSRLSFSKVIKYAHNDMADLRKKLNLLPEDAVKLIVTDGIFSMEGDITKLPELNTISQEFGASILVDDAHSLGVIGKSGAGTASHFDLTESTDLIMGTFSKSFASLGGFIASDEETIEYIKHRARSLIFSASMTPASVGSTLAALDIIESEPYHMERLWANTRYAKELLLVNGFDLGGTESPILPIYIRDNDKTFMMTKLLLEEGVFVNPVVSPAVPPSETLIRFSLMATHTFSQIEEAIDKMAKIYREICPEAITEKL; via the coding sequence ATGAGAAGTAGACTACATAAAAGAGTCGCTGAATTTAAAGAAGCGGCCGAAGTACGGGCAAAAGGAGTATATCCTTATTTTAGACCAATCCAGTCAGCACAGGATACCGAAGTTCTTATCGGTGGAAAGCCCGTGCTTATGTTTGGGTCGAATTCATACCTGGGGCTTACGACGCATCCTTACGTTATAGAATCTGCACAAAAAGCGCTTGAAAAATATGGCAGCGGTTGTGCAGGATCCCGTTTTTTAAATGGCACTCTTGATATTCATGAGCAGCTTGAAAACAGATTGGCAAAGTTCACCGGAAAACAATCGGCTGTACTTTTCAGTACTGGTTATCAGGCTAATCTTGGAGCTATATCCTGTCTTACCGGCAGAAATGATTATTTGATTTTAGACGAAAGAGATCATGCGTCCATCATTGATGGCAGCCGTTTGTCTTTTTCCAAAGTGATTAAGTATGCTCATAACGACATGGCTGATCTAAGGAAAAAATTAAACCTTTTGCCTGAGGATGCTGTAAAGCTGATTGTAACTGATGGTATATTCAGCATGGAAGGCGATATTACCAAGCTCCCTGAGCTGAACACAATTTCACAGGAATTTGGCGCATCTATTTTAGTGGACGATGCACACAGTCTTGGTGTAATAGGAAAATCTGGTGCCGGAACTGCTTCCCACTTTGATCTTACCGAGTCTACCGATCTTATCATGGGAACTTTCAGTAAGTCTTTTGCTTCTCTCGGCGGATTTATTGCAAGTGACGAAGAAACAATTGAATACATCAAACACCGTGCTCGCTCACTTATTTTCAGCGCGAGTATGACACCTGCCAGTGTAGGAAGTACTCTGGCTGCACTTGATATTATTGAATCTGAACCATATCATATGGAAAGGCTTTGGGCCAATACAAGATATGCAAAGGAATTACTTTTAGTAAACGGATTCGACCTGGGTGGAACTGAAAGTCCGATTCTGCCTATTTACATCAGAGATAATGACAAAACATTTATGATGACCAAACTTCTGCTGGAAGAAGGTGTCTTTGTAAATCCGGTTGTGTCACCAGCTGTACCACCATCCGAAACCCTGATACGTTTTTCATTGATGGCTACCCACACTTTCAGCCAAATAGAAGAAGCAATAGACAAAATGGCTAAAATTTACCGGGAAATCTGTCCCGAAGCAATCACAGAAAAACTATGA
- a CDS encoding sugar phosphate nucleotidyltransferase: MNYAIIAAGEGSRLAKEGFPLPKPMVSLHGKMLIDRLISVFMNNNSDSIHIIINEDSEKLDDHLSVTNYSFPIDLVRKSTPSSLHSFYELLKTIPNVDSICLTTTDTVFREAEFQAYINEFENNKEIDGLMAVTSFVDDESPLFVAADQDLNITAFTDNNTTKTPFISGGIYCLRGKALAVVAESIANGTNRMRNFQRNMLSSGVKLKAYPFSKIVDVDHVADIQTAELFLMEEYEI; this comes from the coding sequence ATGAATTACGCAATAATAGCAGCAGGAGAAGGTTCACGTTTGGCAAAGGAAGGATTTCCTTTACCAAAACCGATGGTAAGCCTGCATGGAAAAATGTTGATTGATCGTCTGATCAGTGTTTTTATGAATAATAATTCAGATAGCATACATATTATTATCAATGAAGATTCTGAAAAACTGGATGATCATTTGTCCGTAACGAATTATTCTTTTCCTATTGATCTTGTACGCAAGTCTACTCCAAGTTCATTGCACAGTTTTTATGAGCTATTGAAAACGATCCCGAATGTAGATTCAATTTGTTTAACTACAACGGATACTGTTTTTAGGGAAGCTGAATTTCAGGCTTACATTAATGAGTTTGAAAACAACAAAGAAATTGATGGTTTGATGGCGGTTACTTCTTTTGTCGATGACGAAAGCCCATTGTTTGTTGCCGCAGACCAGGATTTAAATATCACGGCATTTACTGATAATAACACAACAAAAACGCCATTTATTTCGGGAGGTATTTACTGCCTGCGTGGAAAAGCACTGGCTGTTGTAGCCGAATCCATAGCAAACGGCACCAACCGGATGCGTAATTTTCAGCGTAATATGTTAAGCAGCGGAGTAAAATTAAAAGCATACCCGTTTTCTAAAATTGTGGATGTGGACCATGTGGCTGATATTCAAACGGCAGAATTATTTTTAATGGAAGAATACGAAATTTAA
- a CDS encoding CDP-alcohol phosphatidyltransferase family protein: MEDLIKDKSTKPLIEGNVTSFENSLKSNDTEEKIDIWFYRPIGYQIALFCAKIGMTPNTVTIISIFFGVAAGILFYSQDLMINVIGMLSLVFANSLDSADGQLARMTNNKSRLGRILDGAAGDFWFISIHIALCLRSMNEGWTALIWIPGVLAGFSHVVQSAMADYYRNVHLFFIKGTSGSELDNSRDLQLEYDQLTWGRNFGMKLIARNYLNYTRMQEKFSPKLQKLLAVVRAKYKMGLPQNLIIDFRTRNKPLMKYTNIIQFNTRVIFLFLWLFLDQAWIYFFFDIFVLNPILIYMCSNQEKVSGYFYNKIVTGSEYGDQNI; encoded by the coding sequence ATGGAAGACTTAATAAAAGACAAATCCACAAAACCATTGATTGAGGGAAATGTTACTTCCTTTGAAAATTCTTTGAAATCAAACGATACAGAAGAAAAAATTGACATTTGGTTTTATCGCCCGATTGGATACCAGATTGCCTTGTTTTGTGCCAAAATCGGAATGACACCAAATACGGTAACTATCATCAGTATCTTCTTTGGCGTAGCAGCTGGAATTTTGTTTTACAGCCAGGATCTGATGATCAATGTAATTGGTATGTTGTCACTGGTATTTGCCAATTCTCTTGATAGTGCGGATGGGCAGCTTGCCAGGATGACCAACAATAAAAGCAGGCTTGGACGCATACTTGACGGTGCTGCGGGTGACTTTTGGTTTATTTCCATACACATAGCGCTGTGTCTGCGGAGTATGAATGAAGGTTGGACGGCGTTAATCTGGATTCCCGGTGTATTGGCAGGATTCTCTCACGTGGTGCAGTCGGCCATGGCAGATTATTACCGGAATGTTCATTTGTTTTTTATCAAAGGAACCTCGGGAAGTGAACTGGATAATAGCCGGGACTTGCAATTGGAATACGACCAGCTTACATGGGGCAGGAATTTTGGTATGAAACTGATAGCCAGAAACTACCTGAATTATACCCGCATGCAGGAAAAATTCTCTCCTAAACTGCAAAAATTGCTTGCCGTAGTGCGTGCGAAATATAAAATGGGTTTACCACAGAACCTGATCATTGATTTCAGGACGCGTAATAAACCGTTAATGAAATACACCAATATTATACAATTCAATACTCGCGTGATATTTCTGTTTTTATGGTTGTTTCTGGACCAGGCATGGATCTATTTTTTCTTTGACATTTTTGTATTGAACCCGATACTGATTTATATGTGTTCCAATCAGGAAAAGGTAAGCGGTTATTTTTATAATAAAATTGTGACTGGCAGTGAATATGGGGACCAAAATATATAA